The DNA window TTTGGTGAAGAGGCGGGAGAAATAATAAGGGTCTTCTATGCCGAGCAACGCGGCGATCTCCTTGATGCGCAGATGGGTGAAATGCAGGTACTGACAGGCTTTCTGGACTTTCAGATGGTTGAAGTATTCGATAGGGGAGTAACCGGTATTGTGTTTAAACAGCCAGGAGAAATGGGAGATGGACAGGTTGATGGACTGCGCCATTTGTTCCAGTGTCAGCATACGGTCCAGGTGATTGTTCATATAGTCGATAGCGTGATCGATAGTGTCCTGGCCGGGTTTTGATTTGCCCGGATGATAACAGCCAGGGTAGATGCACGACGCGAGAAACGACCAGAAGCTCATATTGGCATACAGCAGGTTTTCTGTGCGGTAACCTCTTTCCAGCTGCTGATAGATACTGTCAAACAACGAAATACGCTCGTTAGCATGCGGCAGAAAAGTCTGGTGCCCGTTTAACTGCTG is part of the Chitinophaga flava genome and encodes:
- a CDS encoding AraC family transcriptional regulator → MIRKREGFQGQRAIVIPRNILLERCSADPVMKTMYITDIGYYPKAQFHYCKRLNGAPEHILIYCQEGRGSIRLKKNEYPIKAGDCFLIPREWAHAYHAHDTDPWTIYWAHFAGHTADAIVHTAIQQLNGHQTFLPHANERISLFDSIYQQLERGYRTENLLYANMSFWSFLASCIYPGCYHPGKSKPGQDTIDHAIDYMNNHLDRMLTLEQMAQSINLSISHFSWLFKHNTGYSPIEYFNHLKVQKACQYLHFTHLRIKEIAALLGIEDPYYFSRLFTKVMGLSPAQYREKETATVK